From the genome of Scleropages formosus chromosome 25, fSclFor1.1, whole genome shotgun sequence:
CGTTATCGCGCGGCAGGTAAAGCGGTCGCCCTTAGGCATTACGACCAAACAAACATCGAGGGTGAGAAATAACATTATGTTGACGGGACAGCCGTCGCAAGTCCGGGCGTTGGCGAGTCGCGCACGCTGTCGGTCGACGACTACCTGCCGGGATAGCGGACCCGGCGAACTTCCCACGTACCCCGGGAAGGTCACCGAGCCCTCTATGGATAATCTGAAATGTGAAGATTTTAAAATAGCATGTATAAACGTTCTCCCGCAGGGCTTCCAGGTGCTGGTGGAGACGGAATGGCTGGACTTTGGGCATAAATTTGGGGACCGCTGCGGGCACCAGGAGAACACGGACGATGTCAGCGAGCAGTGTCCGGTCTTCGTGCAGTGGCTGGACTGCGTGCACCAGCTGCTCAAGCAGTTCCCCTGCCTCTTTGAATTCAACGAGGCCTTTCTGGTCAGCGTTGAAATGAATACGTAAAGCAgtgaaattaattgtaaaataaaggTGTTGCCATTTCCTAGATAAATAATGGCGCTTTGCTCGTAACGATGCTTTATTATATtacgtgactttttttttttttttttgggtcaaaATTATAAGGTTGTGTCAGTCTGTTAGTGTAGTCACTCAAGGAGGTTCAAGCCGTTTTTGAGTTTGAGGCTTGTTTTTGAACGGACAtttgatgaaagaaaaatataaccaTGATGAGATGCAAAAGATGTTTAGACGGCTCAAACCTCTGTAGTCACGGGTACCGACTCTCCATTATGGAAACGGCTTCTTTACCGACTCGTGTGTAACGCACGGATGGTCTTACCGTCTATATGTTTGCGACGCCGGCCACAGGTGAAACTGGTGCAGCATACCTACTCGTGCCTGTATGGTACTTTCCTGTGCAACAACAACCGCGAGAGGGAGGCCCGCAACATCTACAAGCGTACCTGTTCCGTGTGGTCCCTGCTGCGCACGGGCAACAAAAACTTTCAGAACTTCCTCTACATCCCCAGCCACGATACGGTAAGCACCGCCGACCGCCGTCTCCGCCGACTTACGCGGGCTCCTCAGTTTACGAGCATGGTTCGGATCACTCGTGAATTCACAGGGCGAACGCTTCGTATGAGCGATGGCCCTCGGGAAAGTTTCCGTGAGTGACGAGCTAAAATTGTGCGGACTCGTTTATTTCGTCGTCACGAACCACTCATCCCGCGCACGCTTGCAGTTTTCCGGAACGTGTCCTGGAACACAGGGCGCGAAGCACAGTACGCATCGTTTAATTGTCTTTGAAGAAGTTGAAAGAAAATGCGCAACGTTGATCAGCGTGATATGGCCATGTTCAGTTTGCTTTATAATCTATACGGTCGATAAAAACATAACTACTTTTATTTGTTGGGCAGACTGTGTAAAGTTGTTCTTCGCCGCTGCCGCTTGTTGACCATTTAGTCCGTAAACATCCGCAACGCTTTAGTTACGTTATTAATCGCGGCACTGGAAAAAGAGCAGACGTGACCCATAAACGCCGCGCCGTAGCGTTTGGGTGCCCTTCGCTGCTGGTGAAACAATCGGTTGTAGGAACACAGGTGGCATTTGGTCGAGAACCAATGCGTTTCTTAAAACAGAcaaattgaaaaggaaaaatcttGTCGTTTGACATTTGTAACTCGGATGTTTGTAAAGGGGAGGGTCTGACATATTTCCTTGTCCCACGTGCGACTGCACGAGAAAAGATGACGATGCAAGTACGCGACGATTCCGACGTGCGACGGAAGGTACCCGTTTGCGTTTGGAGGAAAAGAACGGCACTAAGGCCTCAGGAACGGGCGCGCGTGCAAACAGGTGACCGCTAACTGACCGGGCTCTTGTTTCAGGTGCTCCAGCCAGTGTGCCACACCCGCGCCTTGCACCTGTGGACAGCCGTGTACTTGCCCACTTCTTCCCCCTGCACGGCCGCTGAGGACGCGGTGGAGCTTTACCTGTCACCCTCGAGCCAAGGGGAGGAGCTCTCTGCCCGCTCACTGGATAGGTCAGTCACGTCGAGCGCGCACAGCGCCAGCCTCGTACGGAGAGAAAAGTGGTTTGTGACagaaaaagataaagaaatGCACGTTTTAAGTTAGGATAGACGGGAAGTAGCGACGGAGATTTGTAGCTTTGATCGAAACGAGCAGTAATGccagatgtttgttttcatgaTAAAGTGCCCCGTTGCGGCAGTAAATAGAAATCGTTGGCGAAAAAAAGAGAAGCCTCACTTCGGTGACTTTCGATCGCAGGCTGCCCAAGACTCGCTCCATGGACAACCTGGTGTCGGCCTGCGACGGCGGAGCGCCTTTAACTCGCACCTCTAGCGACCCCAATCTGAACAAGCACTGCCAAGAGGGCCGTCTGCCAGCGGAACCCAAGTGCACGGCGGGGGTGTCGTCGGGAGACGTCCCCGACGCAAAGACCAGAGACTTGACGGCAGCCGGTGGGGATTCGAGGGGGGAGCCCGTCTTCGACATCCCCGTCACCCGCCTCCCCGCGACGGAGGGACCGAGCGACGGGGCCGTGTCGGAGGAGCCCTGCCTGACGGCGCAGCCTCTGGCCTCGGCGCATTCCGCTACGGGACGGGTCGGGCCTCGCCGCCCCGCGCAGCCCGCGCGCGTCCCCGGCCGGGCACCGCGCTCAGAGGATGATCCCATCCTCCCGCGATTACCCCTGGGGGCTGACCCTGGGGCTCGGACTCCTGACCCGACTCTGTACCCGGACGCGTGCGACGGGAAGCCCGAAGGCCACGCTACGGAGCTGGCGCTCGCAACCCCCGCCGAGCCTCGTCCCACCCCCCCGAGGGACGACTGCGTACAAAACCCCTCCGGGGAGACGCCGGATGCCGAGGAAGAACGGCAAAGAGGGGAGCTTGCCGCGCCGAACAGGCTGCAGCCTGAGTGCTGCGGGGCGGCGCGACGCCTCATCTCGCAAAGCCAGCTGAGCGAGTTCACGCTGCTCGACTCCCACTGGGACAGCGTGCAGGGTCTGGTGAGGTCTGCCTGCGGCGGCAGTGCCGCCACCGCCATTCCGCAGCCCGGCTGCCCGACCCGGAGGCTACCGGGTAAGGTGCTGCGGGCTCAGGGCGTAGCTCCGGGCGGCAGCTGCCACAACTTCCGCCGAGAGGTGGCCCGTCCTGCCGGCAGTCCGGTCCACTCCGGCTGGCTCTCGGCCGCCAAGAGCTCGGTGCCGTGCTCCCCCCGTCAGCTGCTGACCGCCCCATCGCCACCGCCCCCGGCCCCCGCCTACCTGGATGACGACGGTCTGCCGGTGCCGACGGACGCGGTGCAGCAGCGGCTGCGACAGATCGAGGCTGGCTacaagcaggaggtggaggtgcTGCGCAGGCAAGTGCGGCAGCTGCAGATGAGGCTCGAGAGCAAGCAGTTCTGCACGCCGCCCTCGGAGCCTGACGTGGACTACGAGGACGACATAGTAAGTTTCCCCCGCCTCCCATCCCAGAACTTAGTGGTCCTGAGGGTTCAGTGTTGAAGGAACCAAAGGTAAATGTGCACACTCGTGAAATAACTTGTGCATTGTGGAAGATTGGGACGAGTCACCGCGGTTAGAAATATACGAAGTTACTCATTTAAGCGGTAAAAATGATTGACGGTAGCCAAAGATGGATTCGGACGGAAGCCCGCGTACCCTACCGATTACCCCATCGGCATTTAGGGAACCGAAAGGCCTAAGGCCTTGAGGCACCAGCGTATGGCCTACCGACTAAGGATAAAGGCTGTTTCTCAGTCGGTAATGCATCACAGGCGGTGCATTGCAATGTCAGATGTTATGGCCAGTGACAAGAGGGCGCTAACGATAAAGAAACAGAGCCCCGCTTTCGGTTTTTCTGCACTCCTCTTGTTAAGACAAAGCGCAGAATGGCGGTATTAGTTTGTTTGTCAGTATGCTAATTGTCTTGAATAATTGCGATGAGCTGCTGCTGCGCTTATAGTGGTGTCGGCTCAGCAAAATGCACGCGTATCATGTCTATGAAGCTgtgataaaataatatatttacattaagagaaagagagacacggCTGTGTAAGAAAGACtgaagtaaacctagtttgttctcTACCACGTGCTGCACACCGAGGTTCATGAAACAGAGGATAGAGAGAAATCCCGGTACCCGCCGAGCAAATAAGAAGATTATACACGTTGTAATTATTAGTGCCTGTGGCATGTTGATAAAAGAATGGTACTAGGGGTGCTTTAAAAGaccttttaaaatgaagaatagGTAGATGATAGCTGCGTTTGAGAAATACTACAGCAAAAATGGCACGTCGGTCCAGTTGGCGAGAATTTTCAAACGCTCTGTGTCGAAATTTGGATTACGTACGTAAGTGAAAGGTAACAAGTGCCATACCGCGGGGCCCCGACGCGCCGTTCCTTCTCGTCCACCCACCCTTGCTTTCCGCAGACGTGCCTCCGGGAGTCGGACGACAGCGCCGGCGGTGGTGGCGAGGACTCCGTGTCGGAGCACAGCGAGGACCGCTTCTCGGATTGCAGCTGGGACCGGGTGGAGCGGAAGGACACAGAGGTCAGCGTCCCACGTTGCCTGCTCCAGGTTTATGTGCCGTCTTGCCGCTACACTGCCTTCCTGCCTGCCCTTGCTGTGCCTTTCCGCCCTCCCCGTGTCCACGTTCCTTCGCCGCCCTGACGTTGCTCTCTCTCGCCTACGTCGGCAGGTAACGCGATGGGTCCCAGACCACATGGCCTCCCACTGCTTCAACTGCGACTGCGAGTTCTGGATTGCCAAGCGACGCCATCACTGCAGGTAAGTTGTCAAAGTTCCAGTAACTGAAGCGACTGTTTGTTTTGACCATACCGCACTGGTACTTTGTCTCATGTCATAAAACCGCATCATCAGGCAGACGTTTCCTCTGTTGTTGCTCTCAGAAACTGCGGCAATGTGTTCTGCAAGGACTGCTGTCACCTGAAGCTGCCCATCCCTGACCAACAGCTGTACGACCCCGTTCTGGTGTGTAACTGCTGCTACGACCTGCTCCTCGAGTCCCGCACGCGGGAGATCCGGAGCCAGCAGCTGAAAAAGGCCATTGCCACCGCCTCCAGCTGAGAGCCCCGCCCAGCAGGTGCCACCTCTTTGCGCAAGCGCCAGTTTGAGTGGACGGGCCAGCAACGATGACTAGTAATGTGTGCAGACCCAAGGCTCACGGGTCCTGCAGGGAGAGGACGATGTGCAAGGACAGCGGAAGAGTAGATCTGTCGTCGTCTTGGCGACCGTATTAAGGCGACATGGCGCTGCCGCTCGACTGCGCTTTTtaagcagtgctgtggagaaAGCCCACCTTGGTCCAGTGCTCGTCTCAGACCTATGCATCCCGTATACCACCATCTAGAGGACAATGTCATGTACTGAGGCATCTGGACTCCCAAAGCCTTTATCAGTATATCGGAGGCTTGTTTAAAAATGCTGCTATGTTATTTCTTTGTAGAGTTTATTTTTGTGCACTACATACAGTTGTAAATGTGAGGGAATTAGAGACCAAAAGCAGAGCAGCCTGGCATAATGGTGCAGCTCATCCTGACTTCAAATGTTATGTTGAGAAAACTGGAAAGCAGATGGATGGTGTCTTTTCATATGTAGATTGTGTACTTGTCTGTTCCTGCAGTGTATTGTAAATATCAGTTATGCAGCCCTGTCAAAGCTAACTTGACTATAGCATTGTCATGTTGATCAGTTTGGAAAATACAATGGAGACAATGTCAAGCAACAACCCCCCCTGCCCCCTTTTTGAAATAGTTTAGCCAACTCCATGAAACAGTGAGTTCTGAAACAGCAAGGTTGCTCTACCATGACAGAACCAAGAACCCCCAAGTAAGTAGAAGTAGATGAAGGGGGTCTGGCTACAGTGTTGTAGTTCACCACCTGGGATCAATTCCATCTTACACCTCAAAGGTGCCTATAGGAAGGCCATGCAGAGTGTTACTGTTGCTTGTGGCTACACTGTGCTGGCACTCACACCTCCATGCAGAGATATTCTCTAGGTGCTAAGGAGGGGAAAGAGCTGGGTATCTGCACCTATGGTGGATTGAAAGGGTGCTAAGAGGGAGCCGTGCCATTTGTTTGATCCCCAACTGACCAAGACGACAGTTCAGGGGCTCACCCTCTCAactgcagcacagcacaaaCAGGATGAGCACCAAGGACAGGGCCCAACTGTAAAGCTAAGGCACTGCCAGAATTTCTCTCTCCATCAGGTGGCAGACTGCATCTACACCTTAAGGGCATGAAATCCCTCCCCCAGAACCAATAGTTGATCACAGGACACCCATTCTGGCTTGTACTTAGTAAAACTAGCTACATCCTCACTTAAGTGACGGCTGTTTTGAATGCACATGGGAAGGAGAAAGGACTTGATCTTAACAGCTGAAGAGTTGCAGGAAGATACAACTGACAGTTGGACAGAATCAAGTAAGCAGGCTGCTGACATTTCACATCAAGTGGCTTGAATTTGAAGGCAGACTTTGCAGGGAGATCCAGCACAAACAGGGCACAGTGATGTTGAGAACTTGTCTAcctctggaaaaacaaaacaaaagcaaagtcaGTGCTGACAAACTGATGGAGGACACAGACAAGGTGGCAACAACTCTGGTTTACTTACTACTTGCAGAAAAAGCTTCTTACCTGAGGAGACGGGAGCAACAAGTAGCcaagagttgtttgtaggcatCCGGGTCCATGCGAGTCTTGGATGTGCCGCCGTCGTTACGTAACGTCTCACCTGGCCGTACCCCTCTGGAAAATAGTAATACCATTAACGGCATTGTCCGTTAAAAGATCTGAGACTTGTGCCACTAAAGGGACAGCAGAAGTTCATGATGCTCCAGaacaggggtgtccaaactacgGCCCACACATGAAACTTGCACTTAACTGCAATGTACTTTTAAGCCTAAGTAGAGCAACTGTCTTCAACAAGGCAGCTTCTCCACAGAACAAGAGTAATCCAAGAAAAGGCCTAATTACTAAATCAGTTACAGTTGCCAACTTTCTAAAAAGCATTAGTTGTGTTAGCAAGCCCAATAACTTATTTGCATAACAAGCTTGAAATACACCCATCCCACTTTCCCcttatttttccccccctttgtACAGGGCTGTGAAGGGGGAATCACCATCCTGAATAAGAAGCAATCTGaggctgctgctgttttgaGAATGAGCTACCAACCCTTCttgtaactaaataaatgaactcATTACTGGAAAGCTGTGATGTAGGCTGTTTTTCCTCCAAGCAAGCATATTTTACctacatttcattgtttttgcttaCATTAAAACACTAGAGGTATATCACCCAACCCTTCATGTTTTCTTCCTGTATGTGGCCCTCAGTGacaaaagtttggacacccctgctctACAAAAAAAGGAGAGGATTACCGATGGTGAGATCTTACGATGCGAAGCAAATCGGACACGCAGCAGAGTAACAGGCCGGCCGTGGTTACAGGAGAAGATAACGTCAAAGCAATAGCTTGTTTTCTGAATGGGACTTGGACAGTGAGGTCTAAGGACTGCAGGCACAACAGAAAGCATCTTGAACGCATGTTCAACATGCAGGCTGAAGTAACCCCGGACAATCAACGGAGCGCTGCGCTCCGGGAGACGGCTCAACCGCACATCCGTTTCATCCGGGAAGTGGCCGGCGGGGCAC
Proteins encoded in this window:
- the mtmr4 gene encoding myotubularin-related protein 4 isoform X5 gives rise to the protein MSLAARVSCSMLNCFGEEGPPSLEYIQAKDLFPQKELVKEDENLQVPFPVLQGEGVEYLGRANDAIIAMSNYRLHIKFKDSVVNTPPGVDSEISVPLRLIESVESRDMFQIHITCKDSKVVRCHFSTFKQCQEWLKRLSRATTHPSRVEDLFALAYHAWCLGGNADDEDQHVHLCRPGDHVRQRLETEVLRMGCDLQNAWRLSDINANYKLCSSYPQKLLVPGWITDKELESVASFRSWKRIPVVVYRHQRNGMVIARGSQPEISWWGWRNTEDEYLVTSIAKACALNPGSRAAGGSTSRPRSEGGDNSDGDFDSSLTACPGPDASATPQKLLILDARSYTAAVANRAKGGGCECEEYYPNCEVAFMGMANIHAIRNSFQSLRAVCSQIPDPANWLSALESTRWLQHLSVMLKAATVVCSAVEREGRPVLVHCSDGWDRTPQIVALAKILLDPYYRTLEGFQVLVETEWLDFGHKFGDRCGHQENTDDVSEQCPVFVQWLDCVHQLLKQFPCLFEFNEAFLVKLVQHTYSCLYGTFLCNNNREREARNIYKRTCSVWSLLRTGNKNFQNFLYIPSHDTVLQPVCHTRALHLWTAVYLPTSSPCTAAEDAVELYLSPSSQGEELSARSLDRLPKTRSMDNLVSACDGGAPLTRTSSDPNLNKHCQEGRLPAEPKCTAGVSSGDVPDAKTRDLTAAGGDSRGEPVFDIPVTRLPATEGPSDGAVSEEPCLTAQPLASAHSATGRVGPRRPAQPARVPGRAPRSEDDPILPRLPLGADPGARTPDPTLYPDACDGKPEGHATELALATPAEPRPTPPRDDCVQNPSGETPDAEEERQRGELAAPNRLQPECCGAARRLISQSQLSEFTLLDSHWDSVQGLVRSACGGSAATAIPQPGCPTRRLPGKVLRAQGVAPGGSCHNFRREVARPAGSPVHSGWLSAAKSSVPCSPRQLLTAPSPPPPAPAYLDDDGLPVPTDAVQQRLRQIEAGYKQEVEVLRRQVRQLQMRLESKQFCTPPSEPDVDYEDDITCLRESDDSAGGGGEDSVSEHSEDRFSDCSWDRVERKDTEVSVPRCLLQVTRWVPDHMASHCFNCDCEFWIAKRRHHCRNCGNVFCKDCCHLKLPIPDQQLYDPVLVCNCCYDLLLESRTREIRSQQLKKAIATASS